One Calditrichia bacterium DNA window includes the following coding sequences:
- a CDS encoding TonB-dependent receptor gives MRNFWGQIMIVLGIAAILAIPVFAADADAAIVPPPNTGAVEGVLIDSQSGEPVSYAQMYLPELNRTYTSHDDGSFHFYELPTGTFTLKVFRVGYRDASFNVEIVENDTSFVRLKMSGSAIAVQDVVVESERDELSELAKPEQEISGKKLRQNLGRTIAETVDYEPGISQRTMGPAPARPVLRGLGGDRLLVLEDGERTGDLSGTSSDHAVTIEPMTAERVEIIRGPEALLHGSNVLAGVINVARGYIPTTKIHRASGSLSAQGESVNDGYSLGGSASVPAGAFVVRGDGSFRKTQDIVTPIGELANTKIQTTNASAGVGLVKKWGTIGTSASHYQSDYGIPPDPVAGHPGGVQIDLERNHIETKAEIFPSKTAIRKIELRHAFTRYRHSEIEFSRNLGREITGTGFDVLTHHAAALLRTNRIGIFENGAIGFWGEFRDHSTPSGRNLTPPSKEYSGAAFLYQETEWGKLSLNGAMRLDARAINPQFSGNSNAAGIIRKRSFAGISGGISGIFHLNSQISLGSSAMRSYRAPGIEELFSEGPHLAVYNYEVGNSNLDAERGLGLEIFMDVKSPSWRLRVAAFRNAISNYIFAKNTGERSIRIYSLFQYQFVGEKALMQGVESAWEWRPFTAWQIGGTASYVKAELVDLDEAIPRIPPFEGKAYLRFHWQEFSIGAAVRAAAKQDRTGEFETPTDGYAIADLSADYSFAKSGLLHTFSLNIENVFDSEYRKHLNQIKHIFPEPSRNVKLLYKAYF, from the coding sequence ATGCGTAATTTTTGGGGTCAAATAATGATTGTTTTGGGGATCGCTGCGATACTGGCGATCCCCGTTTTTGCCGCAGACGCGGATGCAGCCATCGTTCCGCCGCCGAACACCGGCGCTGTGGAAGGTGTTTTGATCGATTCGCAAAGCGGCGAGCCGGTGAGTTACGCGCAGATGTATTTGCCGGAACTCAACCGCACTTACACCTCGCACGACGACGGGAGTTTTCATTTTTACGAATTGCCGACCGGCACTTTTACGCTGAAAGTTTTCCGCGTTGGTTACCGCGACGCCAGTTTCAATGTAGAGATCGTAGAAAACGATACGAGTTTTGTGCGGCTGAAAATGAGTGGCTCGGCCATCGCCGTTCAGGACGTGGTTGTGGAAAGTGAACGCGATGAATTGTCCGAACTGGCGAAACCGGAGCAGGAAATCAGCGGCAAAAAGCTGCGCCAGAATTTGGGGCGAACCATAGCAGAAACAGTAGATTACGAACCGGGAATTTCGCAACGGACGATGGGTCCGGCACCGGCGCGTCCGGTGCTGCGCGGGCTTGGCGGCGACCGTCTGCTGGTTCTGGAAGATGGCGAGCGCACCGGCGATCTCTCCGGCACATCGTCCGATCACGCGGTAACTATCGAGCCGATGACCGCAGAACGGGTAGAAATTATTCGCGGTCCGGAAGCGCTGCTGCACGGTTCGAACGTGCTGGCCGGTGTAATCAACGTTGCCCGGGGATATATTCCCACCACAAAAATCCACCGCGCCAGCGGATCGCTCAGCGCACAGGGCGAATCGGTGAATGATGGCTACTCCCTCGGCGGTAGCGCATCGGTTCCGGCAGGCGCTTTTGTGGTTCGCGGCGATGGCAGTTTTCGCAAAACGCAGGATATTGTCACGCCCATCGGCGAGCTTGCCAACACGAAAATCCAAACCACCAACGCATCTGCGGGCGTCGGGCTGGTGAAAAAATGGGGAACTATCGGCACATCTGCAAGCCACTACCAATCGGATTACGGTATTCCGCCCGATCCGGTTGCCGGGCATCCCGGCGGCGTACAGATTGATCTGGAACGCAACCACATCGAAACGAAAGCGGAAATTTTTCCATCAAAAACAGCCATTCGCAAAATAGAACTGCGCCACGCATTTACCCGCTATCGGCATTCTGAAATTGAGTTCAGCCGCAATCTCGGAAGAGAAATTACCGGTACCGGATTTGATGTGCTCACCCATCACGCCGCCGCGCTGCTGCGCACAAACCGTATCGGTATTTTTGAGAATGGCGCCATTGGTTTTTGGGGCGAATTCCGCGATCACTCCACGCCGAGTGGGCGCAACCTGACACCGCCATCGAAAGAATATTCCGGCGCAGCGTTTTTGTACCAGGAAACAGAATGGGGAAAATTATCGCTGAATGGTGCCATGCGTTTGGATGCCCGGGCTATTAATCCGCAATTTTCCGGTAATAGCAACGCAGCCGGAATTATCCGAAAACGCAGTTTTGCAGGCATATCCGGCGGCATTTCCGGCATTTTCCATTTGAACAGCCAGATTTCCCTCGGCAGCTCAGCGATGCGTTCCTACCGTGCGCCGGGCATCGAAGAATTGTTTTCCGAAGGTCCGCATCTGGCAGTATATAACTACGAAGTGGGCAACAGCAATCTGGATGCCGAGCGCGGACTCGGTTTGGAAATTTTTATGGATGTGAAATCTCCGAGTTGGCGGCTGCGCGTGGCTGCGTTCCGAAACGCCATTAGCAACTACATTTTTGCGAAGAACACCGGCGAACGTAGCATTCGCATTTACAGCCTGTTCCAATATCAATTTGTTGGCGAAAAAGCGCTGATGCAGGGTGTGGAAAGCGCATGGGAATGGCGCCCGTTTACTGCCTGGCAAATTGGCGGCACTGCCAGCTATGTAAAAGCAGAATTGGTGGATCTGGATGAAGCGATTCCGCGCATCCCACCGTTTGAAGGGAAAGCGTATTTGCGGTTTCACTGGCAGGAATTTTCCATTGGCGCGGCGGTTCGCGCAGCGGCAAAGCAAGATCGCACCGGCGAGTTCGAAACCCCAACCGACGGATATGCCATCGCCGATCTCTCCGCAGATTACAGTTTCGCGAAAAGCGGCTTGCTGCATACGTTTTCGCTGAACATCGAAAACGTGTTTGACAGCGAATACCGGAAGCATCTCAACCAGATCAAACATATTTTTCCGGAGCCATCCCGGAATGTTAAATTGTTATACAAAGCATATTTTTAA
- a CDS encoding glycosyltransferase — MNQHRYQFYSVIVPSYNREDEIRELLASFEKLDFPADRYELIIADDGSTDSTAALVQRVQKNCSFDLQFFRQENKGPGAARNMGMQHARGDMFIFIDSDCTVAPNWLAAIDRDVNAQNADAFGGPDSFRDDFPPLLKAINYSMTSFITTGGIRGHKKKSLGKYYPRSFNMGLSRKVYETIGGFGSLRHGQDIEFSHRILESGAKTILISDAVVFHKRRTSLKKFFRQVFNWGVARINLYKIDEKMLELVHALPAIATAGLILLILASLLLSPVWTIAKWLFLAGLAILALSGIHAGLQYRSAAVALLTPLVMPIQVIGYGLGFISAYIRRIILGGDEFTGFRKRYYQ, encoded by the coding sequence ATGAACCAGCACCGATACCAATTTTATTCCGTCATTGTGCCGTCGTATAATCGCGAAGATGAAATTCGCGAACTGCTGGCATCGTTCGAAAAACTGGATTTTCCGGCAGATCGCTACGAGTTGATCATCGCAGACGACGGCTCCACCGACAGCACCGCCGCACTCGTTCAGCGCGTCCAAAAAAACTGTTCGTTTGATCTCCAATTTTTCCGGCAGGAAAACAAAGGTCCCGGCGCAGCGCGAAACATGGGCATGCAACATGCGCGCGGCGATATGTTCATTTTCATCGATTCCGATTGCACAGTTGCGCCCAACTGGCTGGCAGCCATCGACCGCGATGTGAACGCGCAAAACGCCGACGCTTTCGGCGGACCGGATTCTTTTCGCGATGATTTTCCGCCGCTGCTCAAAGCCATCAATTATTCAATGACCTCGTTTATCACCACCGGCGGCATTCGCGGGCACAAAAAAAAGAGCCTTGGGAAATATTATCCGCGCAGTTTTAACATGGGACTTTCTCGGAAAGTCTACGAAACGATCGGCGGTTTCGGCTCGCTGCGGCACGGGCAGGACATCGAATTCAGCCATCGCATTCTGGAAAGCGGCGCAAAAACCATCCTCATTTCTGATGCCGTTGTGTTTCACAAACGCCGCACATCGCTGAAAAAATTTTTCCGGCAGGTGTTTAATTGGGGCGTGGCGCGGATCAATCTCTATAAAATTGATGAAAAAATGTTGGAATTGGTGCACGCGCTGCCGGCAATCGCTACCGCCGGATTAATTCTGCTCATCCTCGCCAGCCTGCTGCTTTCACCCGTTTGGACAATTGCTAAATGGTTGTTTTTGGCAGGCTTAGCGATTTTAGCACTTTCGGGAATTCACGCCGGTTTGCAATATCGCAGCGCCGCTGTCGCCCTGCTCACACCGCTGGTAATGCCCATTCAGGTGATCGGCTACGGGCTTGGGTTTATTTCTGCGTATATTCGCCGTATCATTCTCGGCGGGGACGAATTCACCGGGTTCCGCAAACGCTATTATCAATAA
- a CDS encoding ParA family protein, translating into METIALFNLKGGVGKTTLTANLGAAFSSFGKKVLLIDIDPQQNLTQNLGVNPMRVDGIEDFLAGKRSFEEVVKSYRGKFDFISAGKGLRDLEISLAANYHKDAKTGDFFRRAFAKVPLDYDYLLIDCPPSVNLLTTNALSFVKRVFVPVQCQHFALHGSKKTVSFVYKIKAFYNPGLSISAIIPVMYDRRNKLSDSIIKRLENMFRDKLTKTKISVNVALAESPGFGKTIFDYKPNSRGAKDIRNLAVEIMEREIRNGKRI; encoded by the coding sequence ATGGAAACAATTGCATTATTCAACCTCAAAGGCGGGGTTGGCAAAACCACGTTAACCGCAAATTTGGGTGCAGCGTTCAGCAGTTTTGGCAAAAAAGTGTTATTAATTGACATCGATCCGCAGCAAAATCTCACGCAAAATCTGGGCGTAAATCCCATGCGGGTGGATGGCATCGAAGATTTTCTGGCCGGAAAACGCAGTTTTGAAGAAGTTGTCAAAAGCTATCGCGGAAAGTTCGATTTTATTTCAGCCGGAAAAGGACTGCGGGATCTGGAAATTTCATTAGCCGCAAACTATCACAAAGATGCCAAAACCGGCGATTTTTTCCGGCGCGCTTTCGCCAAAGTACCGCTGGATTACGATTATCTGCTCATCGACTGCCCGCCATCGGTAAACTTGCTGACAACCAATGCGCTGTCGTTTGTGAAACGGGTGTTTGTGCCGGTTCAGTGTCAGCATTTTGCGTTGCACGGCTCCAAAAAAACCGTATCTTTCGTTTACAAAATCAAGGCGTTTTACAATCCGGGATTATCCATTTCTGCAATTATTCCGGTAATGTACGACCGGCGTAACAAATTGTCCGATTCGATCATCAAACGATTAGAAAACATGTTTCGCGATAAATTGACCAAAACCAAAATCAGCGTGAATGTTGCATTGGCGGAATCGCCCGGTTTTGGCAAAACGATTTTCGATTACAAACCCAATAGCCGTGGCGCAAAAGATATTCGCAACCTTGCTGTGGAAATTATGGAACGCGAAATACGCAACGGCAAACGCATCTAA
- a CDS encoding sodium:solute symporter, whose protein sequence is MADILIWQWILVIGSSVILYLISPLAKNKSNFFSGLSAKDAQPGFWMLTSSLVISWLFAKSITNAANLGLSFGIVGGLAYAMYYFSFLVAGVIIYQMRKNGGFKSLHHFLQSKFGRGAMALFSLVISIRLLNEVWSNAAVIGTYFGETGSGQYIAAVLVFTGLTLAYSLKGGLRSSLITDMIQMALFGVLLFVILSVILPAKGDVSSFVTSGEWTMATGLNLFFVAMIQVFSYPFHDPVLTDRGFISDEKTTLKSFIAATVIGFLCITLFSFVGIYGKFIGVSGQAAVEVSKTLGVGMMLVMNFIMITSAASTLDSTFSSVSKMAVVDWVQDRLNVDFSVSRGRWVMAITAIGGLIPLLFAPEIISATTVSGTMVLGLAPIFIFWKMPAPKISYHLSIWTGIFAGVALALGWVPESLFFTTGKYADLLAVNIYGTLISFAGYLIPAFVFQSTSEKAVFAKSSQESL, encoded by the coding sequence ATGGCTGATATTTTAATCTGGCAATGGATTCTGGTGATCGGTTCGTCCGTCATTTTATACCTCATTTCGCCACTGGCGAAAAATAAATCGAATTTTTTTTCCGGGCTCTCCGCGAAAGACGCGCAGCCGGGATTCTGGATGCTCACATCCAGTTTGGTAATCAGTTGGCTGTTCGCCAAATCCATCACCAACGCTGCGAATTTGGGGCTGAGCTTTGGCATCGTTGGCGGGCTGGCGTATGCTATGTATTATTTTTCATTTCTGGTTGCCGGCGTGATCATTTATCAAATGCGCAAAAACGGCGGTTTCAAAAGCCTGCACCATTTTTTGCAGAGCAAATTCGGGCGCGGCGCGATGGCGTTGTTTTCGCTGGTGATCAGCATCCGGCTGCTCAACGAAGTGTGGTCGAACGCAGCGGTGATCGGCACTTATTTTGGCGAAACCGGCTCCGGGCAATACATCGCGGCGGTGCTGGTGTTCACCGGACTCACGCTGGCGTATTCGCTGAAAGGCGGATTGCGCAGCTCGCTGATCACGGATATGATTCAAATGGCGTTATTCGGTGTGTTGCTGTTTGTAATCTTGAGTGTCATCTTGCCCGCAAAAGGCGATGTTTCGTCGTTTGTCACTTCCGGCGAATGGACGATGGCAACCGGACTCAACCTCTTTTTTGTGGCGATGATTCAGGTGTTCAGCTATCCGTTTCACGATCCGGTGCTGACCGATCGCGGTTTTATTTCCGACGAAAAAACCACGCTGAAAAGCTTTATCGCCGCAACGGTCATCGGATTTTTGTGCATCACGCTGTTTAGTTTTGTGGGGATTTACGGCAAATTTATCGGCGTTTCCGGTCAGGCGGCGGTTGAGGTGTCCAAAACGCTGGGCGTCGGGATGATGCTGGTGATGAATTTTATCATGATTACCTCTGCGGCATCCACGCTGGATTCCACATTTTCGTCCGTTTCCAAAATGGCAGTTGTGGATTGGGTGCAAGACAGGTTGAATGTCGATTTTTCGGTGAGCCGCGGTCGCTGGGTGATGGCAATTACAGCTATCGGCGGGCTGATTCCGCTGCTTTTTGCCCCGGAAATTATTTCCGCAACCACCGTTAGCGGCACGATGGTGCTCGGACTTGCGCCAATTTTCATTTTCTGGAAAATGCCGGCGCCAAAAATTTCCTACCACCTTTCGATCTGGACGGGAATTTTTGCCGGCGTTGCGCTGGCGCTCGGCTGGGTGCCGGAATCGCTGTTTTTCACAACCGGCAAATATGCGGATCTGCTGGCAGTAAATATTTATGGTACGCTGATCAGTTTTGCGGGTTATCTCATTCCCGCTTTTGTTTTTCAAAGCACATCCGAAAAAGCGGTTTTCGCAAAATCTTCACAAGAATCGCTGTAA
- a CDS encoding metallophosphoesterase family protein, whose amino-acid sequence MSNKMNNYKKIALIGGVYSNYLALQESLADAKKREVDAIFCLGDLGAFGPHPNRTCEILRENDIQVVQGNYDNSIGNDLQDCQCGYTDPRDNYFAKLSYDYTFENTAAEHKRWMKNLPPEIRFTMGKYNVLLCHGSPRKMNEFLWESTTPTHFLEKLCRDYSADIICATHTGIHWQRPLPGDKYFANVGVIGRPENNGKTQVGYTILEVSDTPEFTHIPIEYDFRQLAAEMRAEKLPEEFVETVLTGWWTTCLEILPAKERIRGKF is encoded by the coding sequence ATGAGCAATAAAATGAACAATTACAAAAAGATAGCCCTGATCGGTGGGGTGTACAGCAATTATCTGGCGCTGCAGGAATCGCTGGCGGATGCCAAAAAACGCGAGGTGGATGCTATTTTCTGCCTCGGTGATTTGGGCGCGTTTGGCCCGCACCCGAACCGCACCTGCGAAATACTGCGCGAAAACGACATTCAGGTGGTGCAGGGCAATTACGATAACTCCATCGGCAACGATTTGCAGGATTGCCAATGCGGCTACACCGATCCGCGCGACAATTATTTTGCGAAACTCAGTTACGATTACACCTTCGAAAATACGGCTGCGGAACACAAACGCTGGATGAAAAATCTGCCGCCGGAAATCCGTTTCACGATGGGCAAATACAACGTGCTGCTCTGTCACGGTTCGCCGCGAAAAATGAATGAATTTTTGTGGGAATCCACCACGCCAACCCATTTTCTGGAAAAACTCTGCCGAGATTACAGCGCGGACATCATCTGCGCGACACACACGGGCATTCACTGGCAGCGACCATTGCCCGGCGATAAATATTTTGCCAACGTCGGCGTGATCGGACGCCCCGAAAACAACGGAAAAACGCAGGTCGGCTACACCATTCTGGAAGTCAGCGACACGCCGGAATTCACCCACATTCCCATCGAATACGACTTCCGGCAACTGGCTGCAGAAATGCGCGCCGAAAAATTACCGGAGGAATTTGTGGAAACCGTGCTCACCGGATGGTGGACAACCTGTCTGGAAATTTTGCCTGCCAAAGAACGCATTCGCGGCAAGTTTTGA
- a CDS encoding radical SAM protein — MATITQTEIKHPDLHLDALDNLWFQVSGTLCNIACNHCFISCSPTNHSYEIMSLEQVKRYLDESVEMGVKEYYFTGGEPFINKELPEILELTLTYGPATVLSNGMLITEKRAKRLQKIEANSMYSLELRVSIDGYTEEMNDAIRGEGVFKKAMAGVKLLYDHGFLPIITVTKTWDDREDETVMQGFLATLKAHGYLRPRIKILPSLKIGAEAERTHGYGEYERVTEEMLDGYDCSQLICSNSRVATNRGVVVCPILLESPTAYMGDTLKVASKSYKLKDSACYTCYLYGAICSNFSTSGKTEV, encoded by the coding sequence ATGGCAACGATTACCCAAACGGAAATTAAGCACCCGGATTTACACCTCGATGCGCTGGACAACCTCTGGTTTCAGGTCAGCGGCACGCTATGCAATATTGCCTGCAATCATTGCTTCATCAGTTGCAGCCCGACCAATCACAGTTACGAAATCATGTCGCTGGAACAGGTGAAACGCTATCTCGATGAGTCCGTTGAAATGGGCGTGAAAGAATATTATTTCACCGGCGGCGAGCCATTCATCAACAAAGAGCTGCCGGAAATTCTGGAACTGACCCTCACTTACGGTCCCGCGACCGTGCTTTCCAACGGCATGCTCATCACCGAAAAACGCGCGAAACGATTGCAGAAAATCGAAGCTAACAGCATGTATTCACTGGAATTGCGAGTCAGCATCGATGGTTACACAGAAGAAATGAACGACGCGATTCGCGGCGAAGGTGTGTTCAAAAAAGCGATGGCCGGCGTAAAGCTGCTTTACGATCACGGATTTCTGCCCATCATCACCGTTACCAAAACCTGGGACGATCGCGAGGACGAAACAGTGATGCAGGGCTTTCTCGCAACGTTGAAAGCGCACGGTTATCTGCGACCGCGCATCAAAATTTTGCCATCGCTGAAAATCGGTGCGGAAGCCGAACGCACCCACGGCTACGGCGAATACGAGCGCGTCACCGAAGAAATGCTGGACGGCTACGATTGCAGCCAGCTCATTTGCAGCAACAGCCGCGTTGCGACAAATCGCGGCGTTGTGGTTTGCCCGATTTTGCTGGAATCACCCACCGCATACATGGGCGACACGCTCAAAGTGGCGAGCAAAAGCTACAAACTGAAAGATTCGGCATGTTACACTTGCTATCTCTACGGCGCCATCTGTTCAAATTTCAGCACTTCCGGCAAAACTGAAGTGTAA
- a CDS encoding FAD-dependent oxidoreductase — MSKRIVVIGAGPIGLETALYAKHLGFEVTVLEKNEVAANVAEWGFVRLFSPFSMNHTPLAKRLLAEKGVSLPKDDAYLTGDEFIEKYLHPLADLLADHIVENCEVTDISRKHTLKDDHIGTGERSNYPFRIVANAHESDPEITEYGDVDLNEFFFEQQFEADIVIDTSGTYGNPNWLGDGGIPALGERALRDEIDYHLIEFDDVNAADFIGKTTLLVGSGQSAATTVQQFEPLLKQSPKTRLVWLTRDNAESPIREIADDPLPGRLQVAKDANRLAKHPQVHWQKSAAVVMIEPDDDGYIIVVNTPDGDEQLRVDNIIANVGYSPDNSIYRELQVHECYASRAPMKLSAALLAESSDADCLTQTGKGADVLVNPEPNFFIIGMKSYGRNSNFLMRVGHEQIRDIFTLITGDATLDLYKK, encoded by the coding sequence ATGTCGAAGCGAATTGTGGTTATCGGTGCAGGACCGATCGGTTTGGAAACTGCGTTGTATGCCAAACATCTGGGTTTTGAGGTCACCGTCCTCGAAAAAAATGAAGTTGCGGCAAACGTGGCGGAATGGGGATTTGTGCGTCTGTTTTCGCCGTTCTCGATGAACCACACGCCGTTAGCGAAACGGCTGCTCGCCGAAAAAGGTGTCTCTCTGCCAAAAGATGATGCCTATTTGACCGGTGATGAGTTTATCGAAAAATATTTGCATCCTTTGGCGGATTTGCTCGCGGATCATATCGTTGAAAATTGTGAAGTAACGGACATCAGCCGCAAACACACGCTGAAAGACGATCACATCGGCACGGGCGAACGCAGCAATTATCCCTTTCGCATTGTTGCAAACGCACACGAAAGCGATCCGGAAATCACCGAATACGGCGATGTAGATTTGAACGAATTCTTTTTCGAGCAGCAATTTGAAGCGGATATCGTCATCGACACTTCGGGCACGTACGGCAATCCCAACTGGCTCGGCGATGGCGGCATTCCGGCGCTCGGCGAACGTGCGCTGCGCGACGAAATCGATTATCATTTGATCGAATTTGATGATGTTAACGCGGCCGATTTTATCGGTAAAACCACATTGCTGGTCGGCAGCGGACAGAGCGCAGCAACCACCGTTCAGCAGTTCGAACCGCTGCTGAAACAATCGCCGAAAACCCGGCTGGTTTGGCTGACGCGCGACAATGCGGAATCACCGATTCGGGAGATCGCAGACGATCCGCTGCCGGGACGATTGCAGGTCGCCAAAGATGCCAATCGCCTGGCGAAACATCCGCAGGTGCACTGGCAAAAAAGCGCTGCTGTGGTGATGATCGAACCGGATGACGACGGTTACATCATCGTTGTGAACACACCAGACGGCGACGAACAATTGCGCGTAGACAACATTATTGCGAATGTTGGCTACAGCCCGGACAATTCCATTTATCGCGAATTGCAGGTGCACGAATGTTACGCCTCTCGCGCACCGATGAAGCTTTCTGCGGCGTTGCTGGCGGAATCTTCGGATGCGGATTGCCTCACCCAAACCGGCAAAGGCGCGGATGTGCTGGTCAATCCCGAACCAAATTTTTTCATCATCGGGATGAAAAGTTACGGGCGAAATTCCAACTTTCTGATGCGCGTCGGACATGAGCAAATTCGCGATATTTTCACGCTCATCACCGGCGACGCCACGCTGGATTTGTATAAAAAATAA
- a CDS encoding DUF2064 domain-containing protein, whose product MAIRNTYSKSPRRALIVFTSDPAKEARRKQLDQSVEKSRLIYRAFLRHLLNIARAAQSQMPFELVFVSDAGDQKNIHRAAEVFPELPPVHFIHHRGNSFGEKIQHALNETFSIGYDQVAIIGNDCLDLTPEILTHTFTELETQETVLGPAKDGGFYLLGLRRFDALLFKNVQWCGAQVSDQISANIGQLHRSLAILPTLKDIDSYRDLFNWLCQTQTANRWLIRYLRHLLLQTGFRQMFIPPVIRHRQFSRWKWQLPPPA is encoded by the coding sequence TTGGCAATTCGTAATACATACAGCAAATCGCCGCGACGGGCGCTGATTGTTTTCACCAGCGATCCGGCGAAAGAAGCGCGCCGCAAACAGCTCGATCAATCCGTTGAAAAATCGCGGTTGATTTACCGGGCATTTTTGCGCCATTTGCTGAATATTGCCCGTGCTGCCCAATCGCAGATGCCATTTGAGTTGGTGTTTGTTTCGGATGCTGGTGATCAGAAAAATATCCATCGCGCAGCGGAAGTTTTTCCGGAGTTGCCGCCGGTTCACTTTATCCACCATCGCGGGAATTCGTTCGGCGAGAAGATACAGCATGCGCTAAACGAAACATTTTCAATTGGTTACGATCAGGTTGCGATTATCGGAAACGATTGTCTCGATCTGACGCCGGAAATTCTCACCCACACATTTACCGAATTGGAAACGCAGGAAACCGTGCTCGGTCCCGCCAAAGATGGTGGTTTTTACCTGCTCGGTTTGCGCCGGTTTGATGCCCTTTTGTTCAAAAATGTGCAGTGGTGCGGCGCACAGGTTTCCGACCAGATTTCGGCAAATATCGGGCAATTGCACCGCTCGCTGGCAATCCTGCCAACGCTGAAAGACATCGACAGCTACCGCGATTTATTCAACTGGCTTTGCCAGACGCAAACCGCCAATCGCTGGCTGATCCGTTATTTACGGCACCTCCTGTTGCAAACGGGATTTCGCCAAATGTTCATCCCGCCAGTTATTCGCCACCGGCAATTCAGTCGGTGGAAGTGGCAACTGCCGCCACCTGCATGA
- a CDS encoding glycosyltransferase family 2 protein — protein MRNNINISVIIPAINEEATIGKVIAEIPKFVDEVLVVDNGSTDQTVAIAEAQGARVLFEPERGYGAACLTGIAALNPQCDIVVFLDGDYSDFPEELVNLVDPIIENHAEMVIGSRVENALPGALTPQAMFGNWLSCRLIRWFWGVNYTDLGPFRAIRRDALAKLNMRDRNYGWTVEMQIKAAQRGVRELEIPVKYRKRGGGKSKVSGNIRGIFGAGIKILSVIFLSAIEWYFGNGKSESQAAP, from the coding sequence ATGCGAAACAACATCAACATATCCGTCATTATTCCGGCGATTAACGAAGAAGCGACCATCGGAAAGGTAATTGCGGAAATCCCGAAATTTGTGGACGAAGTGCTGGTGGTGGACAACGGTTCCACCGACCAAACCGTGGCGATTGCCGAGGCGCAGGGCGCGCGCGTGCTTTTTGAGCCGGAGCGCGGATACGGCGCCGCCTGCCTTACCGGCATTGCCGCGCTCAATCCGCAATGCGATATCGTGGTGTTTCTCGATGGCGATTACAGCGATTTTCCCGAAGAATTGGTGAATCTCGTCGACCCGATCATCGAAAACCACGCGGAAATGGTCATCGGTTCGCGGGTGGAAAATGCGCTGCCCGGCGCGCTCACACCGCAGGCGATGTTCGGCAACTGGCTCTCCTGCCGGCTGATCCGCTGGTTTTGGGGCGTGAATTACACCGATCTCGGTCCGTTCCGCGCCATCCGGCGTGACGCGCTGGCAAAGCTGAACATGCGCGACCGCAACTACGGCTGGACGGTCGAAATGCAAATCAAAGCGGCGCAGCGCGGCGTTCGCGAACTGGAAATTCCGGTAAAATATCGCAAACGCGGCGGCGGAAAATCGAAAGTTTCCGGCAATATTCGCGGGATTTTTGGCGCAGGTATCAAAATTTTGTCAGTGATTTTTTTATCGGCAATTGAGTGGTATTTTGGCAACGGGAAATCTGAATCGCAGGCTGCTCCGTAA
- a CDS encoding type II toxin-antitoxin system RelE/ParE family toxin — MIFYRKKFLKDLSKIPEKYRTRIEQFVFEEIHQIPSIAEHRKIEKMSGYPDYFKIRFGEYRVGLQINEDELTFERVLHRKEIYKYFP, encoded by the coding sequence ATGATTTTTTATCGCAAAAAATTTTTGAAAGATTTGTCCAAAATCCCCGAAAAATACCGCACCCGCATCGAACAATTTGTATTTGAAGAAATTCATCAAATCCCCTCGATAGCTGAGCACCGGAAAATAGAGAAAATGAGTGGTTATCCCGATTATTTCAAAATTCGCTTTGGCGAATACCGTGTTGGTTTACAAATCAATGAAGATGAATTGACGTTTGAACGGGTTCTCCATCGAAAAGAAATCTATAAATATTTCCCGTAA